The following are from one region of the Leptolyngbya iicbica LK genome:
- a CDS encoding helix-turn-helix domain-containing protein, with amino-acid sequence MECYDLPQPGETPKLCFDHYAIAVTLGQGFQFDWQIDGIANGQTQRQMLFHGGMSLVPMQHNHWGAWDRPHEGFAISLKPELLTRDAAELLAIDQVELLPQEPLYDPLILQIGLALKADLESHRPGGKLYAETMATALAVHLLRNYSAHSHKPIHHSGGLSPKQLKWVTDYINDHLDQELSLDKLAAIAQLSVYHFCRSFKRSTGLTPHQYVIQQRVERAKRLLKDGKMGISEVAVACGFTHQSHLNRHFKRLTGVTPKKFSKS; translated from the coding sequence TTGGAGTGTTATGACCTCCCTCAGCCGGGAGAAACCCCAAAGCTTTGTTTTGATCACTATGCGATCGCGGTTACCCTGGGACAGGGTTTCCAGTTCGATTGGCAAATCGACGGCATTGCCAATGGTCAGACACAACGGCAGATGCTCTTTCATGGCGGCATGTCTCTTGTGCCGATGCAACACAATCATTGGGGCGCATGGGATCGGCCGCACGAAGGATTTGCTATCAGTTTGAAGCCAGAGTTACTGACTCGCGATGCCGCAGAATTGCTAGCCATTGATCAGGTTGAGTTACTGCCCCAAGAACCCCTCTACGATCCCCTCATTCTGCAGATTGGGCTAGCGCTCAAAGCCGATCTAGAGTCTCATCGCCCTGGCGGAAAGCTGTATGCGGAGACCATGGCAACTGCTCTAGCGGTTCACCTACTGAGAAACTATTCTGCGCATAGCCATAAACCTATTCACCATTCGGGTGGCTTGTCTCCCAAGCAACTGAAATGGGTAACTGACTATATCAATGACCATCTAGACCAGGAATTGAGTTTAGACAAACTAGCAGCGATCGCTCAACTCAGCGTCTATCACTTTTGCCGATCCTTCAAGCGATCGACGGGCTTGACTCCTCATCAATACGTGATTCAACAGCGGGTAGAGCGGGCAAAGCGGTTGCTAAAAGACGGCAAGATGGGAATTTCAGAGGTAGCTGTTGCCTGCGGCTTCACCCATCAGAGCCATCTCAATCGACACTTCAAGCGATTGACGGGCGTGACTCCAAAAAAATTTTCTAAGTCATAG
- a CDS encoding DUF1593 domain-containing protein, with amino-acid sequence MLDQSSLRRLLSRCLRPPRPIIDTRRWRWGRLLAVPAMGLISLGGSCRATAQNDLPPRSLNPTMQPRTIVTTDGEVDDRSSFVRFLLYTTDFDVEGIIATNSVWQQDGHGTGWITDLIEKYAQIRPNLLQHDPRYPAAADLQALVMLGNEDRQRLHEVGPENDTPGSQHIIDVLLDDDPRPVWLQAWGGTNTIAQALWRLRESYSVDEVERAIAKARIYAISDQDETIWWIRDEFPEVPLVLNYQFTAINYDHQGHPYSDDPMFSPEWMRTNVKEGHGPLGAAYPQAYFSEGDSPAFFHLIDTGLRSSENLAYGGWGGRFVPSDPEHPNFWRDAQDDGDALKPLWRWLPQIQNDFAARMDWAIGDYAAVNHPPAPVIAGELDRTVRSGDAINLDAAETSDPDGDNLTYQWWIYAEAGSYPDPIALQNADRPQASFTAPEVQEPETVHVILEVTDQGEPALTRYQRAIVTIQP; translated from the coding sequence ATGCTGGATCAATCAAGCCTTCGTCGATTGCTGTCACGTTGCCTGCGGCCACCTCGCCCGATCATCGACACCCGCCGTTGGCGTTGGGGCCGCTTGTTGGCCGTACCAGCGATGGGGTTGATCAGCCTCGGTGGGAGTTGTCGCGCAACCGCACAAAACGACCTCCCGCCGCGATCGCTCAATCCCACCATGCAACCCAGAACCATTGTCACCACAGACGGTGAAGTGGATGACCGCAGCTCGTTTGTCCGCTTTCTGCTTTACACCACGGACTTTGACGTCGAGGGCATCATCGCTACGAACTCCGTGTGGCAGCAGGACGGCCACGGCACAGGCTGGATCACCGACTTGATTGAAAAATACGCCCAAATTCGCCCCAATCTGTTGCAGCACGATCCGCGTTATCCAGCGGCGGCTGATCTGCAAGCCCTCGTTATGCTGGGTAACGAAGATCGGCAGAGACTGCACGAGGTCGGGCCTGAAAATGACACACCAGGCTCGCAGCACATCATTGATGTGCTTTTGGATGACGATCCTCGCCCGGTTTGGCTCCAAGCCTGGGGCGGCACCAACACCATTGCCCAAGCACTCTGGCGACTGCGGGAATCTTACAGTGTGGATGAAGTTGAGCGGGCGATCGCCAAAGCCCGCATCTACGCCATTTCCGACCAGGACGAGACTATCTGGTGGATTCGCGATGAATTTCCTGAGGTGCCCCTGGTGCTGAACTATCAGTTCACCGCCATTAACTACGACCATCAGGGGCATCCCTACTCTGACGATCCGATGTTTAGCCCTGAGTGGATGCGAACCAACGTGAAGGAAGGGCACGGCCCCTTGGGAGCGGCGTATCCCCAAGCGTACTTTAGCGAGGGCGATTCCCCCGCCTTTTTCCATCTCATCGATACGGGGCTGCGCAGCTCAGAAAACCTGGCCTATGGCGGCTGGGGCGGACGGTTTGTGCCATCAGACCCGGAGCATCCCAACTTTTGGCGCGACGCCCAGGATGATGGCGACGCCTTAAAACCGCTCTGGCGCTGGCTACCGCAAATCCAAAATGATTTTGCGGCACGGATGGACTGGGCCATAGGTGACTATGCCGCGGTGAACCACCCGCCAGCGCCCGTGATTGCCGGAGAGCTCGATCGCACCGTGCGCAGTGGCGACGCGATCAATTTGGATGCCGCTGAAACCAGCGACCCCGATGGTGACAATCTGACCTATCAGTGGTGGATCTATGCAGAAGCGGGCAGTTATCCCGACCCCATCGCCCTGCAAAATGCCGATCGCCCACAAGCCAGCTTTACCGCCCCTGAGGTGCAAGAACCCGAAACGGTACACGTCATTCTGGAAGTGACCGATCAGGGAGAGCCCGCATTGACTCGATATCAGCGAGCGATCGTGACCATTCAGCCTTGA